A window of Castanea sativa cultivar Marrone di Chiusa Pesio chromosome 1, ASM4071231v1 contains these coding sequences:
- the LOC142637644 gene encoding patatin-like protein 2 codes for ITTLEPPTHENLIIVLSINGGGIRGIIPGFILNFLEFELQKIDGPEARIADYFDVIAGTSTVGLVTTMPTAPNENKRPMYSAKDIKAFYFDNGPKIFPQDRSPFAQATKLIKAITGPKCDGKYLHSLLKEKLGNTQLHHTLTNVVIPTFDMKQLQPAIFSSYEVKNHAHFDALLSDICFGTSAAPTYFPAHNFDTKDSTGRVRKFNLIDGGVAANNQALIAIGEVTKEINRGSPNFSSIKTADYGRFLVLSLGTGSTKVDEKYTAKEAAWWGIFGWLTSGHSAPLVDVFTQASADIVDFHISVVFKALDCENNYLRILDDTLEGEVSSVDISTKENMENLAKVAEGLLKKPASRVNLEMGNLEPSKHETNEEALISFAKLHSKEKHCRETSSLQK; via the exons attacaactttagaACCTCCAACACATGAAAACCTCATTATTGTTCTTAGCATTAATGGAGGTGGAATAAGGGGGATTATTCCAGGATTCATTCTCAACTTCCTTGAGTTTGAGTTACAA AAAATTGATGGCCCCGAAGCTAGAATTGCAGATTATTTTGATGTGATCGCAGGGACAAGCACAGTAGGTCTTGTGACTACCATGCCAACTGCACCAAATGAAAACAAACGCCCCATGTATTCTGCAAAAGACATCAAGGCCTTCTATTTTGATAATGGACCTAAAATCTTTCCTCAAGACCG TTCTCCATTTGCTCAAGCAACAAAATTGATCAAAGCCATAACAGGACCAAAATGCGATGGAAAGTATCTTCATAGCCTTCTGAAGGAAAAACTTGGGAATACTCAATTACACCACACACTGACCAATGTGGTAATCCCAACCTTTGACATGAAGCAACTCCAGCCAGCCATTTTCTCCAGCTATGAG GTTAAGAACCATGCACACTTTGATGCCTTACTTTCAGATATATGCTTCGGAACCTCAGCTGCGCCAACATATTTCCCTGCCCATAATTTTGATACCAAAGACTCAACTGGAAGAGTGAGAAAATTCAATCTTATTGATGGTGGTGTAGCTGCTAATAATC AGGCTTTAATTGCCATTGGCGAAGTGACAAAAGAGATTAACCGGGGGAGTCCTAACTTCAGTTCCATAAAGACAGCAGATTATGGTCGATTTCTGGTTCTATCACTAGGAACTGGTTCAACAAAAGTTGACGAGAAATACACTGCCAAAGAAGCAGCTTGGTGGGGTATATTCGGGTGGTTAACTAGTGGTCACTCTGCCCCATTGGTGGATGTGTTCACTCAAGCGAGTGCTGATATAGTGGACTTTCACATTTCTGTTGTTTTTAAAGCTCTCGATTGTGAAAATAACTATCTCCGAATTCTG GATGATACGCTGGAGGGAGAAGTTTCTTCTGTTGATATTTCCACCAAAGAGAATATGGAAAATCTTGCAAAGGTTGCAGAAGGATTATTAAAGAAACCGGCCTCAAGGGTGAATTTAGAGATGGGTAATCTGGAGCCTTCTAAACATGAGACTAATGAGGAGGCTCTCATAAG TTTTGCAAAGCTACACTCAAAAGAGAAGCACTGTCGCGAAACCTCATCACTGCAGAAATGA